Proteins from one Triticum aestivum cultivar Chinese Spring chromosome 7A, IWGSC CS RefSeq v2.1, whole genome shotgun sequence genomic window:
- the LOC123151873 gene encoding probable cinnamyl alcohol dehydrogenase 8D, producing MAQESKPALGWAARDASGLLSPYSFSRRAQKEDDVTIKVLFCGICHTDLHVAKNEWGNAMYPVVPGHEIVGVVTGVGRGVRSFKAGDTVGVGSFIGSCRACESCAKGYENNCPALLLTCNGVDYDGATTQGGFADVLVVNQDYVLRVPEGLPPAGAAPLLCAGVTVYSPMVQYGLNAPGMRLGVVGLGGLGHMAVKFGKAFGITVTVISSSPRKRSEAVERLGVDAFLVSHDAEEMKAAAGTMDGIVDTVSAGHPLLPLLELLKPMGQMVLVGVPTEPMVLPASAIVTGGKRLAGSGVGSVRDCQAMLDFAGEHGIAADVEVVKMEYVNTAMERLERNDVRYRFVIDVAGSIGCAAV from the exons ATGGCGCAGGAGAGTAAGCCGGCGCTCGGGTGGGCGGCCAGAGACGCCTCCGGTCTCCTCTCCCCCTACAGCTTCTCACGAAG GGCTCAGAAGGAGGACGACGTGACGATCAAGGTGCTCTTCTGCGGGATCTGCCACACGGACCTGCACGTCGCCAAGAACGAGTGGGGCAACGCCATGTACCCCGTTGTTCCAGGGCATGAGATCGTCGGCGTCGTCACCGGCGTGGGCCGCGGCGTCCGGAGCTTCAAGGCCGGCGACACGGTGGGCGTGGGCTCCTTCATCGGCTCCTGCCGCGCGTGCGAGAGCTGCGCCAAGGGGTACGAGAACAACTGCCCCGCCCTCCTGCTCACCTGCAACGGCGTGGACTACGACGGCGCCACCACCCAAGGGGGATTCGCCGACGTCCTCGTCGTCAACCAGGACTACGTCCTCCGCGTCCCGGAGGGCCTGCCGCCGGCCGGGGCGGCGCCTCTCCTGTGCGCCGGCGTCACGGTGTACAGCCCCATGGTGCAGTACGGCCTGAACGCGCCGGGGATGCGCCTGGGCGTCGTCGGCCTGGGCGGCCTCGGCCACATGGCCGTCAAGTTCGGCAAGGCGTTCGGGATCACGGTAACCGTGATCAGCTCGTCGCCGAGGAAGCGCTCGGAGGCGGTCGAGCGCCTCGGCGTCGACGCCTTCCTGGTCAGCCACGACGCCGAGGAGATGAAGGCCGCGGCGGGCACGATGGACGGCATCGTCGACACGGTGTCGGCGGGGCAcccgctgctgccgctgctggAGCTGCTGAAGCCGATGGGGCAGATGGTGCTGGTGGGCGTGCCGACCGAGCCCATGGTGCTGCCGGCCTCGGCCATCGTCACGGGCGGGAAGCGCCTGGCCGGGAGCGGCGTGGGCAGCGTGCGCGACTGCCAGGCGATGCTGGACTTCGCGGGGGAGCACGGCATCGCCGCGGACGTCGAGGTCGTCAAGATGGAGTACGTTAACACGGCCATGGAGCGACTCGAGAGGAACGATGTCAGGTACCGCTTCGTCATCGACGTCGCCGGCAGCATCGGCTGCGCCGCGGTTTAG